A part of Salmo trutta chromosome 15, fSalTru1.1, whole genome shotgun sequence genomic DNA contains:
- the LOC115149262 gene encoding 5-hydroxytryptamine receptor 4 — translation MATESHPPEHSVDEVANTEQVLNSLERIILTLFLTIIIIMTVLGNLLVMVALCKDRQLRKKKTNYFIVSLAFADLLVAVVVMPFAAIELTTSQWRYGEIFCLVRTSLDVLLTTASILHLCCIALDRYYAICCQPLVYRNKMTPLRVALMLGGCWVIPSFISFLPIMQSWHAIGIEDIIEQRKFSGNSNETNCVFVVNRPYALICSTVAFYVPLSLMVLAYQRIYVTAMGHVRQIGTLQRAGSAPYSAPPQHYLSSEQQGSSRMRIETKAAKTLAVIMGCFCLCWAPFFITNVVDPFIHYSVPWQMWTAWLWLGYINSGLNPFLYAFLNRAFRRAFLMILCCGDERYVRQGSYGPTRHYSGSVNGTSIALRLSFLPNGSYSDNSRRILSNELESQDSMGGLSIAQR, via the exons ATGGCCACAGAATCACACCCACCTGAACA TTCAGTCGATGAAGTGGCAAACACGGAGCAAGTGCTGAACTCGCTGGAGAGGATcattctcaccctcttcctcaccatcatcatcatcatgactgTTCTGGGGAACCTGCTGGTGATGGTGGCGCTCTGCAAGGACAGACAACTACG GAAAAAGAAGACCAATTACTTCATAGTGTCTTTGGCGTTTGCAGACCTCCTGGTTGCTGTGGTTGTCATGCCGTTTGCAGCCATTGAGTTGACCACAAGTCAGTGGAGGTACGGAGAGATATTCTGTCTAGTTCGGACCTCACTGGACGTGCTGCTGACCACTGCATCTATCCTACACCTGTGCTGCATAGCACTGGACAG GTACTATGCAATCTGCTGCCAACCGCTGGTGTACAGGAATAAAATGACGCCCTTGAGAGTGGCCCTGATGCTGGGAGGATGCTGGgtcatcccctccttcatctccttCCTTCCCATCATGCAAAGTTGGCACGCCATTGGCATAGAGGACATT ATAGAGCAGAGGAAGTTTAGCGGCAACAGCAACGAGACCAACTGTGTATTCGTGGTGAACCGTCCGTATGCTCTCATCTGCTCCACCGTGGCCTTCTACGTTCCCCTGAGCCTCATGGTCCTGGCCTACCAGCGCATCTACGTCACCGCCATGGGCCACGTGCGGCAGATTGGCACGCTGCAGCGGGCAGGCTCCGCCCCCTACTCGGCGCCCCCCCAGCACTACCTCAGCTCCGAGCAGCAGGGCTCCAGCCGCATGCGCATAGAGACCAAGGCTGCCAAGACCCTGGCTGTCATCATGGGCTGCTTCTGTCTCTGCTGGGCCCCCTTCTTCATCACCAACGTGGTGGACCCCTTCATCCACTACAGTGTGCCCTGGCAGATGTGGACCGCCTGGCTGTGGCTTGGCTATATTAACTCTGGCCTTAACCCCTTTCTCTACGCCTTCCTGAACCGGGCCTTCAGACGGGCCTTCCTCATGATACTGTGTTGTGGTGATGAGAGATACGTACGCCAGGGGAGCTATGGCCCCACCAGACACTACTCTGGATCTGTCAACGGGACCTCCATCGCGCTCAG ACTATCCTTCCTTCCCAACGGAAGCTACAGTGACAACAGCAGGAGGATTTTATCCAATGAGCTGGAATCTCAGGACTCCATGGGTGGACTGTCTATAGCCCAGAGATAA